A genomic window from Actinomycetaceae bacterium MB13-C1-2 includes:
- a CDS encoding DUF2303 family protein, protein MSNENQAIINFARESLRPFPTDFENVYLAPDAKGDYQVIDLDEFNDVPRDYRALSKTFDDVDSFLAFLHSHNQDQAAEIWARQAGDRRSMSVTALLDPAPSGPSLRNLRLAFTETERWQDWKRVDNRWYDQEEFAEFLEDHADDLASPSAAEMLEIAQSIRATVGTVVEKGIRLDNGETQLVYKEDIEGKAGRAGQLEIPQQIKITVQPFTSSSAYMLDAKFRYRLVNRELKLSVKLMNADLMIERVFSGILDAVREGARDVPVYLGN, encoded by the coding sequence ATGAGCAACGAGAACCAGGCGATTATCAACTTCGCCAGAGAATCACTGAGGCCCTTCCCCACCGACTTCGAGAACGTCTACCTGGCACCTGACGCTAAGGGCGACTACCAGGTGATCGACCTAGACGAATTCAATGACGTGCCACGCGACTACCGGGCCTTGAGCAAGACCTTTGATGACGTGGATAGCTTCCTGGCGTTCCTGCATTCCCACAATCAGGACCAGGCAGCAGAGATTTGGGCTAGGCAAGCCGGTGATCGGCGCTCCATGAGTGTGACCGCCCTACTGGACCCAGCACCCAGCGGCCCATCCCTTAGAAATCTCCGTCTCGCTTTCACCGAAACCGAGCGGTGGCAAGACTGGAAACGCGTCGATAACCGCTGGTACGACCAGGAAGAATTCGCTGAGTTCCTGGAAGACCACGCCGATGACCTGGCCTCCCCTTCCGCCGCTGAAATGCTAGAGATCGCCCAGTCCATTCGCGCCACAGTCGGCACAGTCGTAGAGAAAGGCATCCGCCTGGACAACGGCGAAACCCAGTTGGTGTACAAGGAAGACATCGAAGGCAAAGCGGGCCGCGCGGGACAGCTGGAAATCCCCCAACAAATCAAGATCACCGTCCAGCCCTTCACGTCATCTAGTGCCTACATGCTGGACGCGAAGTTCCGCTACCGCCTCGTCAACCGCGAACTGAAGCTCTCCGTGAAACTCATGAACGCGGATTTGATGATTGAACGCGTTTTCAGCGGCATCCTCGACGCGGTACGTGAGGGCGCAAGAGACGTGCCCGTCTACCTCGGCAACTAA
- a CDS encoding phage portal protein, with translation MPVFESDGVIQVPMSGAHFEFVDGFKSDIDWDGLRPEKGYGEPPVRTVVDFIARNVSSLPLKTYRRVGMDARERVRDGNLAELVSSPNSGPLAPMRFWYSLVADGLLADRMLAIVEVKAEQRTLRRIPPSQWEIISDSSDQITGVRIFKADGRWRDLTLGNNPMILDVGYAYSGANGVAQAKTLKKVLKEYQESVEYRASVNKNTARAPFVVERDKPWPDKESRERFSRGMSAFVSGGGSAGSGMLLEDGMKIEALSVFKPIDVGDLDARDRVKIDVANAYGIPAEIMGLREGNFSNLEAYRQMLFGTYLRPYITAFEQAVDHGLRSLAGDGEYVEFDLDAQLRGNPEAQFAAMNTATGRPFMTTNEIRSRMNLPPVPGGDELVTPLNVAVGGQTSPQDGITAGRGGGQLAGLEEVTNVQEDV, from the coding sequence ATGCCAGTTTTTGAATCAGATGGCGTGATCCAAGTCCCCATGTCTGGCGCACATTTCGAGTTCGTTGACGGCTTCAAGTCTGATATCGACTGGGATGGGTTGCGCCCCGAGAAGGGCTACGGGGAGCCGCCTGTTCGCACGGTCGTTGATTTCATTGCCCGTAATGTCTCGTCTTTGCCGCTGAAAACATATCGTCGGGTCGGCATGGACGCGCGCGAGCGGGTACGTGATGGGAACCTAGCCGAGCTGGTGAGTTCCCCTAACAGCGGTCCACTGGCACCCATGAGGTTCTGGTATTCCCTGGTCGCTGACGGACTTTTGGCTGACAGGATGCTCGCCATCGTTGAGGTGAAAGCCGAGCAGCGAACGCTCCGCCGAATCCCCCCGTCACAGTGGGAAATCATCTCGGATTCATCCGACCAGATCACAGGTGTCCGTATCTTCAAGGCTGACGGTCGTTGGCGTGACCTGACGCTGGGTAACAATCCGATGATTCTCGATGTTGGTTACGCATATTCCGGTGCTAACGGTGTCGCTCAGGCTAAGACGCTGAAGAAGGTGCTGAAGGAGTATCAAGAATCGGTCGAGTATCGGGCCAGTGTCAACAAGAACACGGCGCGTGCCCCGTTTGTGGTGGAGCGTGACAAGCCGTGGCCGGACAAGGAGAGTCGTGAGCGGTTCAGTCGCGGCATGAGTGCGTTCGTGTCCGGTGGCGGGTCCGCTGGCAGCGGGATGCTCCTCGAAGATGGCATGAAGATTGAAGCGCTGTCAGTGTTCAAGCCGATAGATGTTGGCGACTTGGACGCGCGGGACCGCGTGAAGATTGACGTGGCGAACGCCTACGGAATCCCCGCCGAGATTATGGGGCTGCGTGAGGGAAACTTCAGCAATCTAGAGGCGTACCGACAAATGCTGTTTGGTACTTATTTGCGTCCGTACATTACGGCTTTTGAGCAGGCCGTCGATCATGGGCTGCGCTCCCTGGCGGGTGACGGCGAGTATGTGGAGTTTGATTTGGACGCGCAGTTGCGCGGCAACCCGGAAGCCCAGTTCGCGGCAATGAACACGGCGACAGGCAGGCCGTTTATGACAACGAACGAAATCCGATCCCGCATGAATCTTCCCCCGGTGCCGGGTGGGGATGAACTGGTTACTCCGTTGAATGTGGCGGTTGGTGGACAGACAAGCCCGCAGGACGGGATTACGGCAGGTCGCGGTGGCGGCCAACTCGCAGGACTAGAGGAGGTCACAAATGTTCAAGAAGACGTTTAG
- a CDS encoding single-stranded DNA-binding protein yields the protein MSAKIIVTGNLGQDPELKNAGQGQVLELSIACTPGHWDKNSQQWVNDGADLWVKAPFWNKKAEQIDTLGLRKGARVTCEGTLMRRTYTTRDGSNGESLELIFPTFLGVIPKSGQQSTPQASYAAPASDPWGGTSPDFDADPPF from the coding sequence ATGTCCGCGAAGATCATTGTCACCGGGAACCTCGGACAAGACCCCGAACTGAAAAACGCTGGGCAAGGACAAGTCCTCGAACTCAGCATTGCTTGCACGCCCGGCCACTGGGACAAAAACTCTCAGCAATGGGTCAACGACGGCGCTGACCTGTGGGTGAAAGCCCCATTTTGGAACAAGAAAGCCGAGCAGATCGACACACTCGGGCTACGCAAAGGCGCCCGAGTGACCTGCGAGGGTACGCTCATGCGCCGCACCTACACGACCAGGGACGGCAGCAACGGTGAAAGCCTGGAACTGATTTTCCCAACCTTCCTCGGCGTGATCCCGAAGTCCGGGCAACAGTCCACCCCGCAAGCCTCCTATGCCGCCCCCGCTAGCGACCCTTGGGGTGGCACGTCACCAGACTTCGACGCCGACCCACCTTTCTAG
- a CDS encoding DnaB-like helicase C-terminal domain-containing protein, with protein sequence MNSDIDLERTVLGLAMVWPNKTLIDFAAVRPEHFQSVQCGALWRLITQMDASGDAISIQTVAANLGRVPVNERRGVDASWLYESSTFAQFPEQAETVCRQLINSANLNALSLALTRAQQVTEGATDAPATLETVRALIDQVAADRATGTMIGDSIAETVARFDEETPVIPTPWDSLNDIIGGWRPGALYVVGARPGAGKTIFGVQAALGLAQYGYVALNTLEMDKHEINQRAISHAGEVWISHLQGAKNGKSAMYDWERDAVKAVIPALADLPISVQDDPNATPLTVRAHARSLTRKGPLMGIVVDYLQLMEPDGRDQRPRHEIVASYSRALKKLAKEMGCPVIALSQLNRGGAGSDPSLTHLKESGSLEQDADVVILLSQPEIQEEDGSVRLDELNLRVSVAKNRHGPHGSFTIQRNGGKSTIGALEQRPHHLESGRKQADDAAPF encoded by the coding sequence GTGAACAGTGACATCGACCTTGAGCGCACTGTCCTTGGCCTTGCGATGGTGTGGCCCAACAAGACCCTCATCGATTTCGCGGCGGTTAGGCCCGAGCATTTCCAGTCCGTGCAATGCGGGGCGCTGTGGCGACTCATCACCCAAATGGACGCTTCCGGGGACGCGATAAGTATCCAAACTGTTGCCGCAAACTTGGGCCGAGTACCAGTGAACGAAAGGCGCGGGGTTGATGCCTCCTGGCTGTACGAGTCGTCAACGTTCGCGCAGTTCCCCGAGCAGGCGGAAACCGTGTGCCGCCAACTCATCAACTCCGCGAACCTGAACGCGCTATCTCTGGCATTGACGCGCGCACAGCAAGTCACTGAAGGCGCAACGGACGCTCCCGCCACATTGGAGACCGTGCGAGCACTCATCGACCAGGTTGCTGCTGACCGAGCGACCGGAACCATGATCGGTGACAGCATCGCCGAGACCGTGGCCCGCTTCGATGAGGAAACCCCTGTCATTCCCACGCCCTGGGATTCCCTGAACGACATTATCGGTGGGTGGCGTCCTGGCGCTCTCTACGTGGTTGGCGCGCGCCCAGGGGCGGGAAAAACGATCTTCGGTGTGCAAGCCGCCCTGGGCTTAGCGCAATACGGTTACGTCGCTTTGAACACGCTGGAGATGGATAAGCACGAAATCAACCAGCGGGCGATCAGTCATGCCGGGGAAGTGTGGATCAGTCACCTACAAGGCGCTAAGAACGGGAAATCTGCCATGTACGACTGGGAACGCGACGCGGTAAAAGCCGTCATCCCCGCCTTGGCGGACCTGCCAATATCCGTGCAGGACGACCCGAACGCCACCCCACTCACAGTGCGCGCCCACGCCCGCAGCCTGACCCGTAAAGGCCCGCTGATGGGCATAGTCGTGGACTACCTGCAACTCATGGAACCGGACGGGCGGGATCAGCGGCCCCGACACGAAATCGTGGCGTCCTACAGTCGCGCCTTGAAGAAGCTCGCCAAGGAAATGGGCTGCCCGGTAATCGCCCTGTCTCAGCTGAACCGTGGTGGTGCTGGCAGCGACCCATCCCTAACGCACCTCAAAGAGTCCGGCTCCCTGGAGCAGGACGCCGACGTGGTGATCCTCCTGAGCCAGCCAGAGATACAAGAAGAAGACGGCTCAGTGCGTCTCGATGAGCTCAACTTACGGGTCAGTGTCGCGAAGAACCGGCACGGACCGCACGGCTCGTTCACGATCCAACGCAACGGCGGGAAATCCACTATCGGCGCTCTCGAACAGCGCCCACACCATCTCGAATCAGGAAGGAAACAGGCCGATGATGCAGCCCCATTCTGA
- a CDS encoding HK97 family phage prohead protease, with protein MFKKTFSADLKAVGFDKDELPTEFEGYAAVFDNVDLGGDKIVKGAFAESLAKRYPSGGAGIPVYWNHNLDDPFGNVGKTLEAKEDDHGLRVRVALDTETSWGKQTARLLKDQRVTQMSFSFDVQEGAFVDSEDGYFYELRKLDLFEVSVVPIGMNQATEIISVKALKEKERATEEKTTQPEAPVAEETSEEPSVASRETAARRLRAMDL; from the coding sequence ATGTTCAAGAAGACGTTTAGTGCTGACCTGAAGGCGGTCGGTTTCGACAAGGACGAGCTACCCACAGAGTTTGAGGGTTACGCCGCTGTGTTCGACAACGTGGACCTGGGCGGCGACAAGATCGTCAAGGGTGCGTTTGCTGAGTCCCTGGCGAAACGCTATCCCTCTGGTGGTGCGGGTATCCCGGTCTACTGGAACCACAACCTTGATGATCCGTTTGGCAATGTTGGGAAGACTCTGGAAGCGAAAGAGGATGACCATGGCCTGCGCGTCCGCGTCGCGTTGGATACGGAAACGTCGTGGGGTAAGCAGACGGCCAGGCTCTTGAAGGACCAGCGGGTCACGCAAATGTCGTTCTCTTTTGACGTGCAAGAGGGCGCGTTCGTTGACTCAGAGGACGGCTACTTCTACGAGCTACGGAAGCTGGATCTGTTTGAAGTGTCGGTTGTCCCTATTGGGATGAATCAGGCCACCGAAATTATCTCCGTGAAAGCGCTCAAAGAGAAAGAGCGCGCGACGGAAGAAAAGACTACCCAGCCGGAGGCCCCGGTTGCGGAAGAAACCAGCGAGGAGCCGTCTGTGGCGTCTCGTGAAACCGCTGCCCGGCGGCTCCGGGCCATGGACCTCTGA
- a CDS encoding phage major capsid protein, producing MAKSISEVLAGHKAAAQAIVDKATAENRDMTDAEMKSFDEIMEKHAADVAAKERDEAMAKKLAFLNEPTPSPTQPDDAPAKSLGDHFVKALGSRSLKEPGTFAPGEFKAASDVQTVGGSGLGAPYGPLLTDVDKSFVHAKRERLVVADLMGSGTVSGNAITYPVFGVLEGGAGFVGEAGQKPQMHVASPTWVTDALGEVAGFFTLSDDMAEDLDYVVSEINSTAIYDLRAKEEAALLGGNGTSPNLRGVLNRSGIQTATQGADSVQDAIFKALTKVEEATDFTADGIVINPADYEALRLSKDSNGQYFGGGFFAGQYGAGDILVNPPLWGRKTVVTNAVAAGTVVVGAWAQAAKVFRKGGLRVESTNSHADDFTNDRITVRVRERLGLQVKYPAAFVKLTLDTEG from the coding sequence ATGGCGAAGTCCATTAGTGAAGTCCTGGCCGGGCATAAGGCTGCGGCACAGGCAATCGTAGATAAAGCGACTGCTGAGAATCGCGACATGACGGACGCGGAAATGAAGTCGTTCGACGAGATCATGGAGAAGCACGCTGCAGATGTGGCAGCCAAAGAGAGGGATGAAGCGATGGCGAAAAAGCTGGCGTTCCTGAACGAACCAACACCCTCGCCGACCCAGCCGGATGACGCCCCCGCTAAGTCTCTCGGTGACCACTTCGTGAAGGCGTTGGGTTCGCGTTCTTTGAAGGAACCGGGCACGTTCGCGCCTGGCGAGTTCAAGGCTGCGTCCGATGTGCAGACGGTTGGTGGGTCTGGACTTGGCGCCCCGTATGGGCCACTCCTGACGGACGTAGACAAGTCGTTTGTCCATGCGAAGCGTGAGCGTCTCGTAGTCGCTGATCTGATGGGGTCTGGCACCGTGTCCGGTAACGCGATCACCTACCCGGTTTTTGGTGTCCTGGAAGGTGGGGCAGGGTTTGTCGGTGAGGCTGGGCAGAAGCCGCAGATGCACGTCGCTAGCCCAACGTGGGTTACGGACGCTCTCGGTGAGGTCGCCGGATTCTTCACCCTCTCAGACGATATGGCGGAGGATTTGGACTACGTCGTGTCTGAGATCAACTCGACCGCGATCTACGACCTGCGCGCGAAGGAAGAAGCCGCACTCCTTGGCGGTAATGGCACGTCCCCGAATCTGCGTGGAGTCCTGAACCGCTCCGGCATTCAGACTGCTACTCAGGGCGCGGATTCTGTGCAGGACGCGATCTTCAAGGCGCTTACGAAGGTGGAAGAGGCGACCGACTTCACCGCTGACGGTATTGTCATCAACCCCGCCGACTACGAAGCGCTGCGCCTGTCGAAGGATTCCAACGGACAGTACTTCGGTGGTGGTTTCTTCGCTGGTCAGTACGGTGCGGGCGACATTCTTGTGAATCCGCCACTGTGGGGCCGCAAGACTGTGGTGACGAACGCGGTCGCTGCTGGCACTGTCGTGGTGGGCGCGTGGGCGCAGGCCGCGAAGGTGTTCCGTAAGGGCGGGCTGCGCGTTGAGTCCACTAACAGTCACGCTGATGATTTCACGAATGACCGGATCACGGTTCGTGTCCGTGAGCGTCTCGGTCTTCAGGTGAAGTATCCGGCGGCGTTCGTCAAGCTCACCCTCGACACTGAGGGGTAG
- a CDS encoding HNH endonuclease signature motif containing protein — protein MPLTPLRLNVGGGFENKLAAYAIKGDGCWEWTGLKSDAGYGLVDLNGKRQQAHRASFEHFKGPIPEGFVIDHMCHNPACVNPAHLQAVSNKENIENRAGANENTSSGVRGVYWHKPTGKWRGHVRHEGRQYSAGYHRSLADAEAAVTKLRRELFTNSLRDQ, from the coding sequence GTGCCACTAACTCCGCTGCGACTGAACGTCGGTGGTGGCTTCGAGAACAAACTCGCTGCCTATGCAATCAAAGGTGATGGATGCTGGGAGTGGACCGGGCTAAAGAGCGACGCCGGCTACGGACTAGTCGATCTCAACGGCAAGCGCCAGCAGGCGCACAGAGCATCCTTCGAACACTTCAAGGGACCAATCCCTGAAGGCTTCGTTATCGATCACATGTGCCACAACCCCGCGTGCGTCAACCCGGCGCACCTACAAGCCGTCTCCAACAAAGAGAACATCGAGAACCGCGCGGGCGCAAACGAGAACACCTCTAGCGGCGTTCGCGGCGTCTACTGGCACAAGCCAACAGGTAAGTGGCGCGGTCACGTCCGACATGAAGGGCGCCAATACTCAGCCGGGTACCATCGCTCGCTTGCAGACGCCGAGGCTGCCGTGACGAAGCTCCGCCGCGAACTGTTCACCAATAGCCTCCGCGACCAGTAG